From one Astatotilapia calliptera chromosome 10, fAstCal1.2, whole genome shotgun sequence genomic stretch:
- the LOC113030176 gene encoding olfactory receptor 56A4-like has product MIMAFDRYVAICNPLQYATIMTNWMVVKLSVLAWAVIFIIVTIVKGLSVRLSRCRWIIFNPFCDNASLFKLSCENILINNIYGLGYTVLLLGSSIGSVTITYLRIAMVCLSSKSKTLNSRALQTYTTHLTMYVIMFLSGIVMVLLHRFPHLTDQRKLASMMFHVVPPALNAVIYGMQIKAVRQKMFIMFTRNTVTVTDGK; this is encoded by the coding sequence ATGATCATGGCTTTTGATCGCTATGTGGCAATCTGCAACCCGCTGCAGTACGCCACCATCATGACCAACTGGATGGTGGTGAAGCTGTCGGTCTTGGCCTGGGCAGTAATCTTCATTATAGTGACAATCGTCAAGGGCCTCAGCGTTCGCCTGTCACGCTGCAGGTGGATCATATTTAACCCTTTCTGTGACAATGCCTCTTTGTTTAAGCTCTCCTGTGAAAACATCCTCATCAATAACATTTACGGTCTCGGCTACACTGTCCTTCTGCTGGGCTCCTCCATTGGCAGCGTCACTATCACCTACCTGAGGATCGCCATGGTGTGTCTGAGCAGCAAGAGCAAGACACTGAACAGCCGGGCGCTCCAGACCTACACCACCCACCTGACTATGTATGTCATCATGTTTTTGTCAGGCATTGTCATGGTGCTCCTCCATCGCTTCCCACATTTGACAGACCAAAGGAAGTTAGCCTCCATGATGTTCCATGTGGTTCCTCCAGCACTGAATGCTGTTATCTATGGGATGCAGATCAAAGCAGTCcgacaaaaaatgttcatcatGTTCACGAGGAATACAGTGACTGTGACTGATGGGAAATGA